TCTAGGGTTTCCGTTTTTCAGACAACCTCGTGCTCACCTTTCCAAGCTTCAATCTTTTCACTCAATCAACGCAATCTCACGCCATTGAATACTTCCAGAAACATCTCCGCCTCTGCTTTGCTCGGCGGCAACAACACTTCAACTTCCCCAATTGACCCAGGTCTTTCTCTTTTATCAAACTCTATGcgttttttgaaattttggatttttcaatcaaatttgaatGCTTTCTTGATCATTTTCAGGTGCTAGAATTGGAGAGGTGAAAAGGGTCACCAAGGAAACCAATGTGTCAGTCAAAATCAACTTGGATGGATCTGGTATTGCTGATAGTAGTTCTGGAATTCCCTTCCTTGATCATATGCTTGATGTTAGTGTTTTCAACTCAATCTCTATTATACTTCTGTTACTTTTTATCTATCAATCCGAAAATCGGAATAGTTAGAATCAGATCGAAATGAtaattagggttttcattttatttttggcTCCTTTTATAGTTAAAAGTTAAAATTGTTGAACTGATAGACCATTTATGAGAACAAACTTGGTTGTGATTTTTCAGCAACTTGCATCACATGGACTGTTCGACGTACATGTAAAGGCTACAGGTGACATACATATTGATGACCATCATACAAATGAAGATGTCGCTCTTGCTATTGGAACGGTACTGCCAACAGCTATGTGAGctgtttatttctattttttttggcTCTACTTATTATAAGTCTTTCTGGAATTTCGAACATGCTTCAGTATCTTAGGTTAAGGATATTACTTTAAGATTGGTGTTCAAGTTATATCCTTGTATTTGACTTTATCCTTTCTATGCAAAATGCAATCCAACTAGTTGGCGACAACTCTAACAAATGTAACAATGGTTATAATCTTATCTTATGACAGCAGGAATTTTCAGTTAACGTAGAGCTTTGTTTTATTGTATGTTTGCATCGATCTATCATCGAATCAAAACTTAGATTTCTGCTGCTTCATATCCAGGCTTTGCTGCAGGCTCTTGGTGATAGGAAGGGTATTAACCGGTTTGGTAACTTCTCGGCTCCACTCGACGAAGCATTAGTTCACGTTTCTTTGGTAATTAGTGTGTACTGTTTGCAGCTTTTGTAATCATTAACTTCTGTTATAGATTTAAGTTAATGTGTGCTGGGGAATATGAATATTTTTTCCTTGCCTAGAAATACAGTAAATGGATGAAGAAACTTTGAAACAATGTAATGGCTTTTGCATGTGCGACTTAACAAACTTACATTATCATGTTGACTATCCACATCAATACTTTTGTAACTCAAAAAGTTCAGCTATCAATGGGACACCAGGGAGCTTGTGGCCTTGTTTCAATGCTTTTTCATTTACTCTAGCAGTACTTGTACACAAGGTTTCCGAATTGAAAATTTGGAATTTTTAACTAAAGCTTTCCTCCCTTACCTTGTCCAGGATTTGTCTGGTCGACCACATCTAGGTTATGATTTAGACTTACCTTCTCAGAGGGTTGGGACATACGACACTCAGGTAGTACATGTCTTTTTAATTACTTAATGCCGCAGTTTCACATTTTGTTTCTATAGCTTTTAACTATTGAGCTTCAAAATTTGTTATGTAACCGTGTTACTCGATCCTTTCACCTCTCCCCTTCATTCTTTTCACTTACTGACAAGTCT
The Vicia villosa cultivar HV-30 ecotype Madison, WI unplaced genomic scaffold, Vvil1.0 ctg.003183F_1_1, whole genome shotgun sequence DNA segment above includes these coding regions:
- the LOC131640509 gene encoding imidazoleglycerol-phosphate dehydratase, chloroplastic-like, producing MELTLPQPQSQLHPKCLPFPSLKSRVSVFQTTSCSPFQASIFSLNQRNLTPLNTSRNISASALLGGNNTSTSPIDPGARIGEVKRVTKETNVSVKINLDGSGIADSSSGIPFLDHMLDQLASHGLFDVHVKATGDIHIDDHHTNEDVALAIGTALLQALGDRKGINRFGNFSAPLDEALVHVSLDLSGRPHLGYDLDLPSQRVGTYDTQLVEHFFQSLVNTSGMTLHIRQFAGANSHHIIEATFKAFARALRQATEYDTRRRGTIPSSKGVLSRS